One stretch of Oncorhynchus clarkii lewisi isolate Uvic-CL-2024 chromosome 1, UVic_Ocla_1.0, whole genome shotgun sequence DNA includes these proteins:
- the LOC139414803 gene encoding major facilitator superfamily domain-containing protein 8-like translates to MELKRKKKMTYFTIGLIFLLSGMEYAVILPTIWRYLQTLGAAPYFLGLGLSAFSLSGLLSGPLFGHWSDKTHATKKIILFANLFEIVGNFMYFMGYSKWLLISSRLVAGVGTGAGSSIFGFMGRCTAHEDRSTVFASVMACRQIGLMIGPVLNLFLRLCDFKLGPFVVNKYTAPGLFMCFMWTLLQLVVVFMFWDLPPLEELVGEGAAGGAEGAGTVEEAAGKPLLGQRPDILGSYGSVVTPDPPRSTANPSKSNLPHVSPTHSPPLEGVGDSSSASFSMSREFLREEVVVLFTAHFVILFNQTALETVVTPLTQQYFNFGELENSIIYCICSVEVITGFLFVHWLCRRTTERVVLAVGLILCHISCVWCLIFLANPQGNFPWQLAEFIIGVFLQISGLPFVAVAQVCLFSKITSVKSQGLSQGVRRSVGGLATILGPLWGGGLTGHMYIMLGLMMALLALFAIMFSFSYPRLVAPTVVDHADCLEECDKCGGLRV, encoded by the exons ATGGAGTTAAAACGGAAAAAAAAGATGACTTACTTCACAATTGGACTGATCTTTCTTCTAAGTGGTATGGAATATG ctgtGATCTTGCCCACGATATGGAGGTACCTGCAGACTCTGGGGGCAGCGCCTTACTTCCTAGGTCTGGGCCTATCGGCATTCAGTCTGTCTGGTCTCCTCTCGGGCCCTCTGTTTGGCCATTGGTCTGACAAGACACACGCCACCAAGAAGATAATCCTCTTTGCAAACCTCTTTGAAATTGTTG GTAACTTCATGTATTTCATGGGCTACTCCAAATGGCTTTTGATCTCTAGCAGACTAGTGGCAG GTGTTGGTACAGGTGCTGGTTCGTCCATCTTCGGCTTCATGGGTCGATGCACAGCCCACGAGGACCGCTCCACTGTATTCGCATCGGTCATGGCGTGCCGACAGATTGGCCTAATGATTG GTCCTGTATTGAATCTCTTCCTGAGGCTTTGTGACTTCAAGTTGGGGCCATTCGTGGTGAACAAGTACACTGCACCTGGG CTTTTTATGTGCTTCATGTGGACCCTCCTCCAGCTGGTCGTGGTCTTCATGTTCTGGGACCTCCCTCCCCTGGAGGAGCTGGTGGGGGAGGGAGCCGCGGGGGGAGCCGAGGGGGCGGGAACTGTGGAGGAGGCAGCA GGGAAGCCCTTGCTCGGGCAACGCCCAGACATCCTAGGGTCCTACGGCTCGGTGGTGACCCCTGATCCTCCTAGGTCAACTGCTAACCCGTCCAAGTCCAACCTGCCTCACGTCTCTCCTACCCACTCGCCCCCACTCGAAGGGGTGGGTGACTCTAGCTCTGCGAGTTTCAGTATGAGCCGAG AGTTCCTAAGGGAGGAGGTGGTTGTGCTGTTCACAGCTCACTTCGTCATACTGTTTAACCAGACAGCACTGGAG ACCGTCGTGACGCCGTTGACCCAGCAGTACTTTAACTTCGGGGAGTTGGAGAACAGCATAATTTACTGCATCTGTAGTGTGGAGGTGATCACAGGCTTCCTGTTTGTCCACTGGCTGTGCCGCCGTACGACCGAGAGGGTGGTGCTGGCCGTGGGCCTTATCCTCTGTCACATCTCCTGCGTCTGGTGCCTCATCTTCCTGGCCAACCCACAGG gtaaTTTCCCCTGGCAGTTAGCAGAGTTCATCATTGGGGTGTTCCTGCAGATTTCGGGGCTCCCCTTTGTTGCTGTGGCCCAGGTGTGTCTCTTCTCCAAAATCACTTCGGTAAAGTCTCAAG ggttgAGCCAGGGGGTGCGTCGCTCTGTGGGGGGTCTGGCCACTATCTTGGGCCCCCTATGGGGGGGTGGTTTGACGGGACACATGTACATCATGCTGGGGTTGATGATGGCTCTACTGGCCCTGTTCGCT ATCATGTTCTCCTTCTCCTATCCCCGTCTGGTGGCTCCCACTGTGGTGGACCATGCAGATTGCTTGGAGGAGTGTGACAAATGCGGGGGTTTGCGAG TGTGA